The following are encoded together in the Desulfococcus multivorans genome:
- a CDS encoding ABC transporter ATP-binding protein/permease: MKKKSSSRLVTERSLFSWVLSSNFKLQIILLLIIIVTVFARVVPLEMQKKIVNEAIFLKKTDLLKLYCGIYLAAVLVSTLFKYLTNVIQTILGQKALADMRRAVYHHILTLPINFYRKTQPGMVVSALVTELAAAGDFVGMAVAIPVTNILTLLAFGGYLFWLHPVLAAVSLSIYPVVLILVPRLQSRVNQANKKRVDITRELSDKIGESVSGIHEIHTNGTYAIENRKYDAIVEKLRRIRVRWNLYRFGVKTTNNFLNSLSPFLIFIIGGYLAISGELALGALVAFLSAQEKLYDPWKELLDFYQSYQDATVSYKRVMDYFNAVPEHQPAPEDRPPYELEADIEVKELSFYTESGIRLLDQVSFSLPAGKHMAVVGFSGSGKSTLALCLNQLYRYQSGHAMIGRREISTLTKADIVRNMGTVSQSPFIFEGTIEENLLYSCLALETFADGEAAAVRPSLDDMIAALQQSGIFVDVLRFGLDRHLRHEDHPDLTERIIRMRKVFKEEFGEAVHDLIEFFDDGAYLYNSTVLDNIVFGTTDHPEFSGSNLSRNVYFLDYLDTAGLMRPLVRLGAEVAGQTVDILGDLPHEAMFFEQSPLKPEDLEIYIPLTERLKKLPLEAVSDEDRERLLNAALRFSPGRHKMVALPAPLENLILEGRALFRESVSRDHPDVFSFYDAGRYIPSETILNNILFGKMKSRHPKAQEKISQSAIQLLIRDDLLETVLKLGMQFEVGSNGDRLSGGQRQKLAIARIFLKAPKILIMDEATSALDNKSQARIQNLLENHWRGRSTVISIAHRLDIIKNYDYIAVMKSGKIGELGGYDELIEKKGLLYELVHGKS; encoded by the coding sequence ATGAAAAAAAAATCTTCTTCCCGGCTGGTGACGGAGCGGTCACTCTTTTCATGGGTGTTGTCCAGCAATTTCAAGCTCCAGATAATCCTTCTGCTGATCATCATCGTCACGGTTTTTGCCAGGGTCGTTCCCCTGGAGATGCAGAAAAAGATTGTCAACGAAGCGATCTTCCTGAAAAAAACCGATCTGCTCAAGCTGTACTGCGGCATTTATCTGGCCGCCGTCCTGGTGTCGACCCTCTTCAAGTATCTGACCAACGTCATCCAGACCATCCTGGGGCAGAAGGCCCTGGCCGATATGCGTCGGGCCGTCTATCACCATATCCTGACCCTGCCCATCAATTTCTACCGAAAGACCCAGCCGGGCATGGTGGTCTCCGCGCTCGTCACGGAGCTGGCCGCCGCGGGCGATTTCGTGGGCATGGCCGTCGCCATCCCGGTGACCAACATCCTGACCCTGCTGGCCTTCGGCGGATACCTGTTCTGGCTCCATCCCGTGCTGGCGGCCGTCTCCCTATCCATCTACCCCGTCGTTCTCATCCTGGTTCCCAGACTTCAGTCCCGCGTCAACCAGGCCAACAAAAAACGGGTGGACATCACCCGGGAGCTATCGGACAAAATCGGAGAGTCTGTTTCAGGCATCCACGAAATTCACACCAACGGCACCTACGCCATCGAGAATCGAAAATACGACGCCATCGTCGAGAAGCTGAGAAGAATCCGCGTCAGATGGAACCTCTATCGCTTCGGCGTCAAGACGACCAACAACTTCCTCAACAGCCTGAGCCCCTTCCTGATTTTCATCATCGGCGGCTATCTCGCCATCAGCGGAGAGCTGGCCCTGGGCGCCCTTGTCGCGTTTCTATCGGCCCAGGAAAAGCTGTACGACCCCTGGAAGGAGCTTCTCGATTTCTACCAGTCCTACCAGGACGCCACGGTGAGCTACAAGCGGGTCATGGACTATTTCAACGCCGTCCCCGAACATCAGCCGGCGCCGGAGGACAGACCGCCTTACGAACTGGAGGCCGACATCGAGGTGAAGGAGCTCTCCTTCTACACGGAGAGCGGCATCCGCCTCCTCGACCAGGTCAGCTTCTCCCTGCCGGCCGGCAAGCACATGGCCGTGGTGGGCTTTTCGGGCAGCGGCAAAAGCACCCTGGCCCTGTGCCTCAACCAGCTTTACCGGTACCAGAGTGGCCATGCCATGATCGGCCGCCGGGAAATCTCGACCCTGACCAAGGCGGACATCGTCCGGAACATGGGCACGGTCTCCCAGTCCCCGTTTATCTTCGAGGGGACCATCGAGGAGAACCTGCTCTACTCGTGTCTGGCCCTCGAAACGTTCGCCGACGGCGAGGCGGCCGCCGTGAGACCCTCCCTGGACGACATGATCGCCGCGCTCCAGCAGTCCGGCATCTTCGTGGACGTCCTCCGTTTCGGCCTCGACCGCCATCTGCGCCATGAAGACCACCCCGACCTGACGGAGCGGATCATCCGCATGCGGAAAGTCTTCAAGGAGGAGTTCGGCGAGGCGGTCCACGACCTGATCGAGTTCTTCGACGATGGGGCCTATCTCTACAACTCGACGGTACTGGACAACATCGTCTTCGGCACCACCGATCATCCGGAATTTTCCGGATCCAACCTCTCCCGAAACGTTTATTTTCTGGATTACCTCGACACCGCAGGCCTGATGCGACCCCTGGTGAGGCTGGGGGCGGAAGTCGCCGGACAGACCGTCGACATCCTGGGCGACCTCCCCCACGAGGCAATGTTCTTCGAGCAGAGCCCCCTGAAACCCGAGGACCTGGAGATCTACATCCCCTTGACCGAACGGCTCAAAAAGCTCCCCCTCGAGGCGGTTTCCGACGAGGACCGCGAGCGGCTCCTGAATGCGGCCCTCCGCTTTTCACCGGGTCGGCACAAGATGGTCGCCCTTCCCGCCCCTTTGGAAAATCTTATCCTGGAGGGCCGAGCCCTGTTCAGGGAAAGCGTCTCCCGGGACCACCCCGATGTCTTCTCCTTCTATGATGCCGGCCGATACATTCCCTCGGAAACGATCCTCAACAACATCCTCTTTGGAAAAATGAAAAGCCGGCACCCCAAGGCCCAGGAAAAAATCAGCCAGAGCGCCATCCAGCTTCTGATCCGGGACGACCTCCTGGAGACCGTTCTGAAGCTCGGGATGCAATTTGAGGTGGGATCCAACGGAGACCGACTCTCCGGCGGTCAGCGACAGAAGCTGGCCATCGCCAGGATATTCCTGAAGGCCCCGAAAATATTGATCATGGACGAGGCGACCTCGGCCCTGGACAACAAGTCCCAGGCCCGGATCCAGAATCTGCTCGAAAACCACTGGCGGGGCAGAAGCACCGTGATTTCCATTGCCCATCGCCTGGATATCATCAAAAACTATGATTATATTGCCGTAATGAAGTCGGGAAAAATCGGAGAGCTCGGCGGTTATGACGAACTCATTGAAAAAAAAGGACTCCTGTATGAACTCGTCCATGGAAAATCCTGA
- a CDS encoding STAS domain-containing protein: MEIIEQQQNDAWIFRIDGRLDSNTAPDLETTVFNAIERGARNMVIDFGSLAYISSAGLRVILKTAKDLKRLDGSLVLCAMQDYVREVFEISGFDTFLPIVPTTGDAVRQVSRKPE, from the coding sequence ATGGAGATCATCGAACAACAACAGAATGACGCATGGATATTCCGGATCGACGGGCGCCTCGACTCGAACACCGCACCGGATCTCGAAACGACCGTGTTCAACGCCATCGAGAGGGGGGCCCGGAATATGGTCATCGACTTCGGGTCCCTGGCCTATATCTCCAGCGCGGGGCTCCGGGTCATCCTCAAGACGGCCAAGGACCTGAAACGGCTGGACGGCAGCCTGGTCCTCTGCGCCATGCAGGATTACGTCCGGGAGGTCTTCGAAATATCCGGTTTCGACACCTTCCTCCCCATCGTCCCTACTACCGGCGATGCCGTGCGGCAGGTTTCCCGAAAACCCGAATAG
- a CDS encoding ATP-binding protein, with product MGRHQTGFQLRNDLSELETLRTELERFKVKADIPEKTLLEINLILDELFTNIVSCGYRDGEEHWVKITLCRERDVLTLCVRDDGVPFNPTELPEPDRCCPMEERRIGGMGILLIRRLTDEMTYHRTDTDNVVTLRKNLPQPIRT from the coding sequence ATGGGGCGACACCAAACCGGCTTCCAGCTGCGAAACGACCTGTCGGAACTGGAGACACTGCGGACAGAACTCGAACGGTTCAAGGTCAAGGCCGACATCCCGGAGAAGACCCTCCTGGAGATCAATCTCATCCTCGACGAACTCTTCACCAACATCGTCTCCTGCGGCTATCGGGACGGAGAGGAGCATTGGGTGAAGATCACTCTCTGCCGGGAGAGGGACGTGCTGACCCTGTGCGTCCGGGACGACGGCGTGCCCTTCAACCCGACGGAGCTGCCCGAACCCGACCGGTGCTGCCCCATGGAAGAGCGGCGGATCGGCGGCATGGGGATCCTGTTGATCAGACGCCTGACCGACGAAATGACCTATCACCGAACCGACACCGACAATGTCGTCACCCTCAGAAAAAATTTACCCCAACCCATCCGGACGTAG
- a CDS encoding Crp/Fnr family transcriptional regulator, whose translation MENPEPFHACEYKQNLELLRQVYLFAKLPMEALKVLAFLCSKETYRAGDFLFRQGEEDDQALLLLSGTARLVREYNGTEQSLRDYGAHDFIGAMSLFGKRNRLYSLIAATDTTCLVLEREKFFKALAQFPAVFPLIVQAITDRIHALEEKLLARQEDHGDHQDIVGISLI comes from the coding sequence ATGGAAAATCCTGAGCCGTTTCACGCCTGCGAATACAAGCAGAACCTGGAACTGTTGAGGCAGGTCTATCTCTTCGCCAAACTGCCCATGGAAGCCCTCAAGGTCCTTGCCTTCCTCTGTTCGAAGGAGACCTACCGGGCCGGCGATTTTCTGTTCCGCCAGGGGGAGGAGGACGACCAGGCCCTGCTGCTGCTTTCGGGAACGGCCCGCCTCGTTCGGGAATACAACGGGACCGAGCAATCTCTGAGGGATTACGGCGCCCATGATTTCATCGGGGCCATGTCGCTCTTTGGAAAGCGCAACCGGCTCTACTCCCTGATCGCCGCGACCGACACCACCTGCCTCGTGCTCGAGCGCGAAAAGTTCTTTAAAGCGCTGGCACAGTTTCCCGCCGTCTTTCCCCTCATCGTTCAGGCGATCACGGATCGGATTCATGCATTGGAGGAAAAGCTGCTGGCGCGGCAGGAGGACCACGGGGATCACCAGGACATTGTCGGGATCAGCCTGATATAG